The following DNA comes from Cytophagales bacterium.
TATCAGCTATTTTACCAGGCCTGGGGCAGGCATCTAATAAAAAGTACTGGAAAATCCCGATCATTTATGCTTTGGGCGCTACTACGTTGTATTATGTAGATTATCATCATAGCAGATACATATTATACAGGGATGCTTTTCTATGTCTAACGGTTGACACTACGTGTGAATTTACATTGGATCAATCTCTACTTAATCAGGTAAAAATTTTAAAAGACGAACACAGAAGAAACAGAGACTGGTTTATTATTCTTTCCTGTGCCGTATATGCTCTCAATATTATTGATGCCAGCGTAGATGCCCATCTGTTGGATTTTGATATTACTGATGATCTTTCTTTATCAATTCAACCAGGCATTTTTCAGAACTATTATAGCGGAATTTCCGGGGGGCTTTCACTTAAGCTCAGTTTTTAGCTATGAATATTAAATTTTATTTTTTTTGAGCTTGCTGTTCTTCTTCCCTTCGGGAAATGGTTGCAATAATAAAAACAATAATAGTACAGAATGCCAAAGTACCGAATATAATATACATACCCATAATTACTCTTTGTTTAAATTTGTTGCGCCAATATACATCAAAATACATAAAATCAACCCTGTTATTAACCACAAAATTTTATTTTTTTTGAGCTTGCTGTTCTTCTTCCCTTCGGGAAATGGTTGCAATAATTACCATTATGATAAAAAAGAGTGCAATACCACCTAACATTATGTAAATTCCCATTATTATTCTTTATTTAAAATTGTTGCAATAATAAACGATAAAATAAAAAAAACAAAACCAAATATTATCCAGAAAAGATTAAAAGGTTGTTCTGATACAAATTGTCCTAAAACAAATATTGCTAATACAAGATTAGCAGCATTATAAATTGCTTTCCCTAATTCTTTCCGCTGATTACCGTCCAACTTAATTTTCCGAAATTTAAAAATATTTTTCCACATTAGGAAACTTTTTTTTAATATATCAAGCATTATAACGCTATGCGCCATGCACTAAAACAGCTTAACTTTTTCAATCACCTGATGGGTCACTTTAAAAAATTCCTTATGAATATCAAAAGGCGCTTTTCCATTCAGCATGGTTTTTACATAATTTCCATTTTCATGTAAGGTGTATTGATTCATATTATCTACTAAATTATAATCCAGGATATTTATAGCTTCCTTTTTTAGCCTTTCATCGGCAATTAAAAACAATGATTCAACCCTTCTTTCAAAACTTCTCAGCATAATGTCAGCGCTGCCGCCATATACTTTAGGATCGCCTGCATTGTGGAAATAGTAAATCCTGATATGCTCAAGATAGTTACCTACAATAGAGCAGACAGAAATATTTTCGCTCAATCCTTTTCTGCCTGGCCTCAGACAGCAAATGCCCCTGATTATCAATTTTATCGGAACTCCTGCCCGGGACGCTTTGTACAATTCGTCAATCGTTGCCTTGTCTTCCAGCGAGTTCATTTTGAATACCAATCCGGATGGCACACCTTTTTTGGCATTTCCCACTTCATTTTGGATCAATTCTATGATCTTCTGTCTCATATCTCTTGGGGCTGTGATGAGGTATTGGTAGATCTTTGGCATGGAGTGGCCCGTTATTACATTAAAAAATTCTGAAACATCGTGCGCATAAGTTTCATCAGTAGTGAGCAAGCTTATATCTGAATACAAATTTGAGGTGATCTCGTTATAATTTCCGGTTGACATGTGTACATAGCTTGTTACTTTTTTACCCTCTTTGCGAACAATGAGCAGCAGCTTGGTGTGGGTTTTATGCCTGCTGATACCGTAGATGACAAAACATCCTGATTTTTGCAGCTTTTGAGCTTCCCTGATGTTGTTTTCTTCATCAAAACGTGCCTGCACTTCGAATAATACCGATACGTGTTTCCCGTTTTCAGCAGCTTTCAGCAGCGCTGCAGTGATCCTTGAATCTTTGGCAAACCTATATATGGTGATCTTAATGGCCAGTACATTGGGATCTTCAGCAGCTTGTTCTAATAACGTAATTACAGGCTCAATACTATTATAGGGATGATGCAACAGGATGTCCCGGTCTTTCAGGTATTCATAGACATTCCCGTTTTCTTTTCCACCAAAACTTAACGGGAGTACGGGTGCCGTAGGAGCCGGGAGCTTGTCCTTGAATTCATCGTGATTGAAAACCTGGGATAAACTGGTAAAATCAAACAAATATTCATCATTATGGGTAGAGACGCGATTAATCGCGTCTCTACCCATAATGATAAATACATTGTCGTTATCAATTTCAAATCTTTGTTTTAACAAATCCAGCATCCAGGCAGAGCAGGTTTCCTCGACTTCCAACCTGACTACTCGTCCTGTCTTTCTGCCTTTTAATTTTCTTTTTATTTCGTTTATAAAATCAATCTCCACATCATCACTTTCATCCACTGAAAAATCTGCATTTCTTGTGATCCTGAAAAGGTTTACCGAATCTATCTTTATGTTTCTATATAGTTTATCAATACGCCATTTAATAATATCTTCTATGGGTAAGAAAATCAATTGGTTTCCCCTGTAGATCTCATAAAAGCGAGGCAAATTTTGCGGTATCTGTACAAAGGAAATCTTTTTATCTTCTTTGCTTTTGGTTACTACGCCAAATATGAGCATATGGTTCATAAGGATCGGGAAGGCATGATGATTGTCATAAACCATTGGTGTGAGCATCGGGTAAATGGTGTCCATAAAGTATTTGGCTACTTCTTCCTTTTCATGTTCCTGCAGAGTTTCTCGCATAGGACTCTGCGATTGCTCTATATTTCCAATACAAAATCCATTTTTTTCAAATTCAGCAGACTGCTGACGGTAACATTCATTCAGATCATTGGCAAAAAGTTTTGTTTCCTCTAATAATTTTATTTTAAAAGGTGTTTCCCGCATGCCGGAATAATCTACTCTTTTTTTACCAAAATCAATGTAATTGTACAAGCTTCCAATGCGTATCATA
Coding sequences within:
- the ppk1 gene encoding polyphosphate kinase 1; the protein is MQKNNTSKQIHQSNYISRDLSWLKFNYRVLDQVKDSRRNIFERLRFLTIAASNLDEFFMIRIGSLYNYIDFGKKRVDYSGMRETPFKIKLLEETKLFANDLNECYRQQSAEFEKNGFCIGNIEQSQSPMRETLQEHEKEEVAKYFMDTIYPMLTPMVYDNHHAFPILMNHMLIFGVVTKSKEDKKISFVQIPQNLPRFYEIYRGNQLIFLPIEDIIKWRIDKLYRNIKIDSVNLFRITRNADFSVDESDDVEIDFINEIKRKLKGRKTGRVVRLEVEETCSAWMLDLLKQRFEIDNDNVFIIMGRDAINRVSTHNDEYLFDFTSLSQVFNHDEFKDKLPAPTAPVLPLSFGGKENGNVYEYLKDRDILLHHPYNSIEPVITLLEQAAEDPNVLAIKITIYRFAKDSRITAALLKAAENGKHVSVLFEVQARFDEENNIREAQKLQKSGCFVIYGISRHKTHTKLLLIVRKEGKKVTSYVHMSTGNYNEITSNLYSDISLLTTDETYAHDVSEFFNVITGHSMPKIYQYLITAPRDMRQKIIELIQNEVGNAKKGVPSGLVFKMNSLEDKATIDELYKASRAGVPIKLIIRGICCLRPGRKGLSENISVCSIVGNYLEHIRIYYFHNAGDPKVYGGSADIMLRSFERRVESLFLIADERLKKEAINILDYNLVDNMNQYTLHENGNYVKTMLNGKAPFDIHKEFFKVTHQVIEKVKLF